The DNA window CACGTAGTCCAGGCGGATGACGTGGAAACCCAGCAGCATCAGCCGCGCGTCATGGGCGATGTCGCTGCGGCGCTGAGCCCCGACGTGGTGTCCGCCATCGACCTGCAGGACAAGACGATCGCCGATCAAGAAGTCGACGCGATGACCACCGAGCCATACCTGCTGGCGGATCGGCAGCCGGAGGAACCGCAGCCGCACGGGGATGAACGTCTCGAGCCCAGAGTCGGAGTGCACGGAGCACGCCTCGAGGAGCGAGCGCGCGGCGGTCGACAGTGGCAGGAGACGGACGGCCTCACGCGTCACGTGCCCGTGCCGGAGCGCCGACTCCCACACAGCGAGGGCGCGCTCGTGCGGCTGGCAGCTCACGACTGCGGCAAGCGCGTTCTCGACGCGGTCCACCAGGACATCCGGATGCCGCGGCACCAACGGTCGCGCCCAGTGGACGCGGGTGCCCTCCCGGACTTCGCCGATGTGCCGATGCGGATCCGCCGCCACGTGGACTGCGCCGTCGTCGAAGACCCAGAGTCCGAGACGTTCCGCCTGAGTGAGGCAGGTGAGCACCACGCCCGCGCGAGCCGCGGCCATCAGCGCAGGATCGGCCTCCGGGAGCGCGACCCAGCCGTTTCGCGGACGCAGCAGCACGCGCGCCGCGACCGCCTGCTCGATCGCCCGGCGAGGCACACCCGCGTGCCGAAGGGCGGCCACCCGCATGACGCCGCCGGCCACGGCGACCGCCTCAGTGAGAATCACCATCCCGGCAGGCTCGCGCATGACGGTGGAGGCAGGCCCAGTTCCCGTCACGATCGGAGAGTATGCGCGCCGGCCGCCTAGATGGGGAGGGATCGGTCCCCACGCAAGAGTGCGGAAATGTGCAGGATGCCGGACCACTCGGGCCCGAAGCATCCGCCATCTCGCACATCTCCCCCGTCCTGCACACCCACTCGAAATCCCTCCCGGCGCCGCACATCTCCGCGCACTGCGCAAGAGTGCGGAAATGTGCAGGATGCCGGACCACTCGGGCCCGAAGCACCCGTCATCTCGCACATCTCCGCCGTCCTGCACACCCGCTCGGAAACCCGCCCGGCGCCGCACATCTCCGCGCACTGCGCAGAAGTGCGGAAATGTGCAGGATGCCGGACCAGTCGGGCGCGAAGCATCCGCCATCTCGCACATCTCCGTCATTCTGCACAGATGGGGGACGAAGGGACCGAGGAACCGAGGAACCGAGGAACCGAGGAACCGAGGAACCGAGGAACCGAGGAACCGAGGAACCGAGGAACCGAGGAACCGAGGAACCGAGGAACCGAGGGACGGAGCGACGGGGGCCGAGGGAGCGAGGAACCGAGGAACCGAGGAACCGAGGAACCGATCAGAACCGTCCACGTAGATCAGAGACACCCCCGAAACGCCGAAAGCGCCCCGTCTCAGACGGGGCGCTTCCGGTGACAGAGATGGGTCAGAGCTTGGTGACCTGGTCGAACGAGAGCTCGACGGGCGTCTCGCGCTCGAACAGCGAGACGAGCACGGTGAGCTTGCCGCTCTCGGGCTTGATCTCGGAGATCGTGCCGGGGAGCCCGGCGAACGAGCCCTCCTTGATCGTGATGGTCTCGCCGACCTCGAAGTCGACCTCGGCCGGGATCGAGCGCGCGACCGGCTGACCACCCTTGCCGGAACCCGCCTTGGCCGGAGCGACCTCCTTGACCTCGACGAGGCTCTTCAGCATGTTGAAGGCCTCCTCGAAGCGCAGCGGCGTCGGGTTGTGCGCGTTGCCGACGAAGCCGGTGACGCCGGGCGTGTGGCGCACGACCGACCAGGTGTCCTCGTTGAGGTCCATGCGGACGAGCACGTAGCCGGGGATCCGGACGCGCGTGACCATCTTGCGCTGGCCGTTCTTGATCTCGACGACGTCCTCCATCGGGACCTCGACCTGGTAGATGTCGTCCTCGACCTCGAGCGTCGACTTGCGCTGCTCGATGTTGGCCTTCACCTTGCGCTCAAAGCCGGCGTAGGAGTGGATGACGAACCACTTGCCGGGAAGCGACCGCAGCTCGGCGCGGAACGCCTCGTACGGGTCGACGTCCTCGTCATCCTCGTCACCGTCGACCGGCGACTCGTCACCGTCGGCCGGCGACTCGTCACCGTCGAGCGGCGCCAGATCGTCGACCGCTTCGGCGTCGGCGACGTCGACGTCCACGGGGGCCTCGGCGGCGTCCGCCGGGTCGACGGAGGCTTCGACCTCGTCGACGACGGATGCCGCGGCATCCACCTCCTGGACGAAGTCGGCGTCGAGCACCGGCTCGTCCTCGTCGCCGTTGACGTCGGGTCCGTCGTACGGCGTGACGTCGTCGGCGTGGGCGGCGACGTACTCCGCCTCCTCCTCGGCGAGCGAGTCGGTGAGGACCTCCGCTGCGGCCTCGGCCTCGGCGGCCTCGTCGATGTGCAGGGCGTCGTTCACGATGGCGTCGGCCTCCGGGTCTTCGATGTCGATCTCATCCAGGTCGGAGTCGTCCGTCTCGTCGTCGGAGTCGTCCACGACGTGCAGAGCGGCGTGCTCGGCGGGCTCGACGGAACGCTCGTCGGCCGCGAGCTGGTTGCCCTCCTGGGCCTCGTCGTCCTCCGAGGACTGCTCCGCAGCGGTCGCCCAGTCGGCGTCGTCGACATATCTTTCAGTCACAAGAAATCACTTCCGTTGGTGGTGCGGATCGGTCGTGCCGTTCCGCCCGCGTCGTGGGCTCAGGGGGTCGCGCCGCCCGGAACGCCGAACACGACGGTCGTGATCCAGACGAACAGCACGTCGAGGCCGTAGACGACCGCCATCATGACGACGACGAATCCGAGCACGACCGCCGTGAACTTCAGCAGCTCCTGGCGCGTCGGCGTGACGACCTTGCGGAGCTCTGCGAAGACCTGGCGGATGAAGATGGCGATGCGCTGGAAGAAGTTGGGCTTCTTCTCGCGCGGGGCATCGCTCTTGGCGACGACCTCGCCCTTCGGCTCGTCTTGGACCATCGATCCCACCTGATTACCTTTCGTGTCAGCTTCAGCTGACGCATCGTGCACCGGCGCACGCGCCGATACGCGCAGGGCGGACAGGAATCGAACCTGCAACCTGCGGTTTTGGAGACCGCTGCTCTGCCAATTGAGCTACCGCCCTAGAGACCTGGGCCTCGGGCGTCTGCGTTTCGACCGCCGTGCCGGACCTTCGTGAGAAGCCCCGAGAACGGGGGGCATGGCGAAAGAATGCAGACTTCTACTGCACTCGCCAGTGTACGGCATGCCCCCGGCCGGGTCGAACTCGCACCGGGGTCCGTCGCACCGCGGGCGGCACGGCCGGAGACCGGATGCCGCGGCATCCGGTCTCTCTCACACGCCCTGGTGCTTGCGGCGATAGGCCGCCCACGTGACGGCCCACGTCGCGGGATCGTCGAGGCCGGAGCCGTCGATCTGGGCGACGACCTGGTTGTGCGGGGCGCTGCGCACCATCTCGGGGTCGCGCCGCCCCTCCTCGAGCACGTGCGCGAGCACGTCGATCCACTCGTCCAGGTCCTCCTTCGACCACATCTCCCCCGCCTCGGGGGTGAAGGGCTCCGGCGTCAGCCACGGCTCGTGCGCCAGCCAGTAGGCGTCGATCCCGAAGTCGGTCATGCGGTTCTGCACGTCGACGGTGGTGAGCCCCGTCTCGGCGGCGTACTCCTCGAGCGAGTAGCGCGTCATCTCCAGCCGCGGCAGCGCCTTGCCGGCGAAGGCCATCGTGACGCCGTCGAGCGCCATCAGGCGCGTCTCCATGTAGTTGTTGGCCAGCACCGACAGGTCGGCCGCCTCGCGGAGGCCGTCGGTGCCCATCGCCCGCGTCCACGAGTAGGCCTTGATGACCTGCGGCACGTTGCCGAGGAACTCCCGCACCCGCCCGATGCTCTGCTCCGGCTCGATGAGGTCGTACACGTCGCCGTTCTTGACGATGCGCGGACCGGGGAGGAACGGCGCGAGCGCCTCGGAGCAGCCGTAGGCGCCGACGGAGGGACCGTTGCCGCCCTTGTTCGCGCCGAAGCTCTTGTGGAGCATGTACATGCAGGCGTCGAAGCCGAGATCGTGGGCGCGCAGGCGGGTCATGACGCCGTTGAAGTTGGCGTTGTCGTAGAAGGCGAGCCCGCCGACCTCGTGCACCGCATCGATGAACTCGCGGATCCGCGGGTTGTAGATGCCCATGTCGTCGGGGTTGTTGAGCACGAGCGCCGCCGTGTCGGGGCCGATGACGGCCTTGAGCGCCTCGAGCGAGGGATACCCCTCCTCCTCCACGGGGAGCGTGATGACCTCGAAGCCGGCGGCCTTGGCCGTCGCGGGGTTGCACGGGTGCGCCTGGGCGGTCGTGATCACCTGCGTGCGCTGCGCGAGCTCGCCCCGGGAGGCGTGGTACGCCCGCGTGATGACGGCGTTCAGGTATGCGGCATCCGCCCCTCCCCCGGGCTGGAAGCTGAAGGCCGCCATCCCCGACAGGTTGCGCAGCTCGTCCTCCATGTCGTGGACGAGTCCGAGCACCCCCTGGTAGGTCGCGGGGTCCTGCCGGGGGTGCACCGCGGCGATCTCCGACCGGGCGGCGACGGCGTCGTTCACCGTCGGGTTGTGCTTCATCGTGCACGTGCCGAACAGGCTGATGCCCATCATCCCCATCGTCTGCTGCGACAGATGGGTGAAGTGGCGACGCACCTCGTACTCGGCGAGCTCCGGCAGGTCGGAGTCGCGCTCGCGACGGAGATCCTCGGGCAGAGCGGACGTGCCCTCCGGCGCCCACGAGGCCGGCGGGACGAATCCCCGGCGGCCGGGGGCGCCGAGCTCGTAGACGACCTTCTCGTCCCACGAGGCGGCGTGGAAGCGGCGGACGGCGCTCATCGGGCCGTCACCTCCTCCAGCGCGGTGATCAGGGCTCTCACATCGGCCTCCGTGGTGAGTTCGGTGACGCAGTACAGGGCGCAGCCGTCGAGCCCGTCGTGGCTGCCGGTGAGGTCGTGTCCGCCCAGGATGCCGCGGGTCAGCAGTGCGGCGTTGATGTCGGCGACCGGCATCCCGGTGCCGCGGAAGTCGACGACGAACTCCTTGAAGACGCGGTCGAGATGCGGCACGGACACCCCGGGGAGCGCATCGAGCAGCTCCGCCGTCGCGCGGGCGTTGGCCGCGTTCGTCTCCGCGAGCTCCCGCATGCCCGCCGGACCGAGGAGCGAGAGGTACACGGCCGCGCGGACCGCCCAGAGGTAGACGGAGTTGCCGGTCCAGTCGTTGCCGAGCTCCCGCGAGCCGTAAGAGCTCTGCGCGAAGAGCGTCATCCCGAACGCCCGCTCCCCCTCGCGCAGCGTCGGGGCGATGCTCACCTGAAGCGTGGGGAACTCGCGGGCGTAGCGCTCCTCGTCGCGCGAGGCGATGAAGCCGCCGACGCCTCCGCCGGCGTAGAGGTGGATGCCCAGCGGCTGGATGGAGCCGACCAGGATGTCGGCGCCTGCGGCCGCCGGTGAGGCCAGGGCGCCGAGCGCGATCGGGTCGACGCCGACGACGGCCTCCGCGCCCACGGCATGGGTCGCCTCGATCAGCGCGGCCATCTCGAGCTCGATGACCCCCCAGGAGTTCGGGGTCTCGAGGTAGACCGCGGCGACGTCGTCGTCGAGCACGGCGGTGAGCGCGGCCGGGGAGACGGTGCCCGTCGCCGGGTCGACGGCGACCTCGCGGACGGTGAGGGCGCCGTCCAGCTCGCGGGAGCCGCAGTAGGTGTCGATGACGAGGCGGCGCTCACGGTCGACGTTCGAGGGGATGACGACCACCGAGCGACCCGTGAGGCGCGCCGCCATGCGCAGGGCGTGGCCCGCCGCGCAGCCCCAGCTGTAGACGGGCAGCCCGACGAACTCGAGGTCGAGCAGCGCGCCGAGCTGCGAGGTGAACTCGAACCAGGCCTGGTTGCGCCCGTGGTCGGAGCTCGGCGTGCCCCACACCGACGTGGAGATCTCGGGACGGGCGGCGATCTCGTCGCAGAGCGCCGGCACGTAGTGCTTCCAGTAGCCGCCGCCGAGGAACGAGATGTGCGAGTCCGTCGAGATGCCGCCGCGGAGGCGGCCCTCCAGCATCCGTCGCAGCTCCAGCTCGGAGCGGATGCCCGGCCGCGCGGCGATGGCGTCATCGGCCCGGTCGCGCTCCGGGATCTGCGCGAACAGCTCTTCGGCCGACGCGACGCCGACCGCCTCGAGGAGGGCCTGGCCGCTCTGGGCGGCGGAGTTCGCCATATAAGGGTGCGCGGATGGTGTCATCGTGCTTCTCCTGATCGGGTGTTCCGGTCGATGCGCGGTCAGGCCGCGGCGTCGACGACGTTGAGGACGGTGGTCTGCCGGGCGCCGGTGCGCACGCGACGATAGCCGAGCAGCGGATGCCGCGACCCGGCCGGTTCGCCGCCGAGACCGTCGTCGGCGTCGATGTAGAGGACGGGCGGGACGAGCGTGGCGACCTTAGACGACGTCGCGACGATCGACACCCGGTCGGCGCCCAGTGCCGACAGCACCCGCGGGCTCAGCTCGTGGTTGCCGCGGCCCAGGAGGAAGCCCTGACCGCCCACGACGCCGAGTACGAGGCGGGGATCGGCGGCAGCGCTCACGACCGCCAGCAGGCGCTCCTCGTCGACGTCGAGCTCGACGGCGCCGGACGGATGCCGCACATCCACCCCGCGGAGGGTGCCGGCGACGCCGAGGGCGTCGGCCAGCGCGGCCGCGGTGGTGCCGGGGCCGATGATCCAGGTTGTCGCCGGTCCGCTCGCGCGCAGCAGCTCCGCCGCGATCGCGCGGCGCTCGCCCGCATCGGACGGTGCCGAGGAGCCGCCCTTCGCGCCCTGCAGGGGCTCGCCCGCGCGCGCGGCGCGCAGAGCGGCGATCACTCCCGGGGAGCCGTCGGCCGCGGCATCCAGGACGTCGGCGGTCTCGTCCCACGCCCGCCCGGCCGTCAGCTCGGCGAGCAGCCGCCCCGCGGCCTCCGGCGAACGGGAGAAGACCTGCGAGTGCATCTTCACGCCCGAGGGCACGCCGATCACCGGCACCGCCAGGCCGATCGCCTCGGCGATGTCGGTGGCCGTGCCGTCTCCGCCGGAGAAGAGGAGCGCGTCGATGCCGTCGGCGATCAGCCTCCGAGCCGCCGCCAGGGTGTCGCGGCGGGTGGTGGGGCCGGTCGCCTCCTCGACGACATCGACCCGCGCGTCGAACCCGGCGGAGCGCAGCGCGTCCGCGCCGAGCAGCCCGGGGGCCGACACGAGACGCGCCGCGCCGCCGCGCGCCTGCCAGGTCTCGAGCGCACGCACGAGGCGCCGGCTCGAGCGCCCGGCCGCGACCGCGTCGGCGAACCGATCGGCAGCGAGCAGGTCGGTGCCGTGCATCGCCAACGTGCCGCCGAACCCGGCGATCGGGTTCAGCAGCACGCCGACGCGCATGGTCATCGTCAGGACGCGCTCCGCCGGGCCTCGACGGCGCGATCGAGTCCGGCGCGGACGCCCACGACCATGCGCTCGAGCTCATCGCGGGTGGTCACGAACGGCGGGGAGAACGACACGGTGTCGGCCTCGGGCAGCGCGCGCGTGATGACGCCCGCCTCGCGGGAGTGGAGCGTGACCGCCGTCGCGAACGCGCCCTGCGCCGCGAACGGCCGCAGCGGCTCGCGGGACTCGACGAACTCCAGCGCGGCCATCAGGCCCTTGCCGCGGATCTCGCCGACGTTCGGGTGGTCGCCGAACTCCGCGCGCAGCAGCTCGTGCAGGTAGGCGCCGTTCTCGGCCACCTGCGCGATCAGGCCGTCGCGCTCGATGATGTCGAGGTTGGCCATGGCCGCGGCCGCCGCCAGGGGGTGCGCGGAGTAGGTGTAGCCGTGACCGAAGCTGCCGTACTTCGCCGACCCCTCCAGCAGCACCTGCCAGACCTTCTCACTGACGAGGACGGCCGAGAGCGGCACGTAGGCCGAGGTGATGCCCTTCGCGACCGTCATCAGGTCGGGACGCATCCCGACGGCGTCACTGCCGAACGGCACGCCCAGGCGCCCGAAGCCGTTGACGACCTCGTCGGCGATGAGCAGCACGTCGTAGCGGTCGAGCACCTCCTGGATCTTCGGGAAGTACGTGTCGGGCGGCACGATGACACCGCCGGCGGCCATGACCGGCTCGGCGATCATCGCGGCGACGGTCTCGGGACCCTCGTCGAGGATGAGGGTCTCGAGCTCCGCGGCGAGCGCGGTGGAGAACTCCTCGTCGCTCTGGCCCGGCGCCCGCTCCCACAGGCGGTGCGGCGGGCGGACGTGGCGGATCATCGGCAGCGGCAGGTCGAAGCCGTCGTGCAGGTTCTTGAGCCCGGTCAGCCCGCCGGACAGCACCGTCACGCCGTGATAGCCGCGGCGGCGGGAGATGATCTTCTTCTTCTCCGGCCGGCCGAGCACGTTGTTGTAGTACCAGACGAGCTTCGCCTGCGTGTCGTTCGCGTCGGAGCCGGAGTTGCCGAAGAACACCTTGCTCATCGGCACCGGCGCCATGCGGATCAGCCGCTCCGACAGCAGCGCCGGCAGCTCCGTCCCCATCGAGGAGAACGCGTGGAAGTAGGGCAGCTTCGACGCCTGCGCGTGGAGCGCGTCGGCCATCTCGGGGTGGGAGTAGCCGACGTTCACGCACCACAGCCCCGCCATGGCGTCGAGATAGTCCCGGCCGTTGCTGTCGGTGACGGTGGCGCCATGACCCTCGACGATCGTCAGCGGCGGCCCGTTCTGCTCGTGGGCCGCGAGGTTGGTCATGGGGTGGAACAGGTAGGCCCTGTCCAGCTCCTCGATCTGCATTCGGTACACCTTCGTTCGTTCGCTTTACGCACTACTGGTCGCATTTCGCACATTACCCGTATGCTGGACGCGGTTCAAACGATTTTCGATGTTCACAGAAAGCAGTAGGTGATCATGTCCTCCACCCGTCGCGCACTCCTCGAAGGCGATCTCCTGCGCACGCAGCTCCATTACGGGGGGCAGTGGCGCGACGGCTCCGCCGGCGAGCGCCGCCCGGTCACGGATCCGTCGACCGGCGAGGAGATCGTTCAGGTCGCCGTGGCCACGGCCGAGGACGTCGAGGCGGCCGTCCAGGCGGCGCACGAGGCGTTCCTGTCGTGGTCGAAGGTGCCCGCGCCCACCCGCGCCCGCACACTGCGCCGGTGGTACGACCTGGTGGTCGAGAACGCCGACGACCTCGCGCAGATCCTCACGTGGGAGCAGGGCAAGCCGCTGGCGGAGGCCCGCGCCGAGGTGCTCTACGGCGCCTCCTTCATCGAGTGGTTCGCCGAGGAGTCCAAGCGCCTCTACGGCGAGGTCATCCCCACGAACAACCCCGACCGCCGCATGATGACGACGCGCAACGCGGTCGGCGTCACCGCCGCGATCACCCCGTGGAACTTCCCCGCCGCGATGATCCTCCGCAAGGCCGCGCCCGCGCTGGCCGCGGGCTGCTCCATGATCATCAAGCCGGCCGGTGAGACGCCGCTGTCGGCCTTCGCGCTCGTCGCCCTCGCCGAGAAGGCGGGTCTCCCCGCCGGCGTGC is part of the Microbacterium lemovicicum genome and encodes:
- a CDS encoding endonuclease domain-containing protein yields the protein MVILTEAVAVAGGVMRVAALRHAGVPRRAIEQAVAARVLLRPRNGWVALPEADPALMAAARAGVVLTCLTQAERLGLWVFDDGAVHVAADPHRHIGEVREGTRVHWARPLVPRHPDVLVDRVENALAAVVSCQPHERALAVWESALRHGHVTREAVRLLPLSTAARSLLEACSVHSDSGLETFIPVRLRFLRLPIRQQVWLGGHRVDFLIGDRLVLQVDGGHHVGAQRRSDIAHDARLMLLGFHVIRLDYVQIMTRWAEVHDVIVLAVAQGLHRAA
- the nusG gene encoding transcription termination/antitermination protein NusG, giving the protein MTERYVDDADWATAAEQSSEDDEAQEGNQLAADERSVEPAEHAALHVVDDSDDETDDSDLDEIDIEDPEADAIVNDALHIDEAAEAEAAAEVLTDSLAEEEAEYVAAHADDVTPYDGPDVNGDEDEPVLDADFVQEVDAAASVVDEVEASVDPADAAEAPVDVDVADAEAVDDLAPLDGDESPADGDESPVDGDEDDEDVDPYEAFRAELRSLPGKWFVIHSYAGFERKVKANIEQRKSTLEVEDDIYQVEVPMEDVVEIKNGQRKMVTRVRIPGYVLVRMDLNEDTWSVVRHTPGVTGFVGNAHNPTPLRFEEAFNMLKSLVEVKEVAPAKAGSGKGGQPVARSIPAEVDFEVGETITIKEGSFAGLPGTISEIKPESGKLTVLVSLFERETPVELSFDQVTKL
- the secE gene encoding preprotein translocase subunit SecE; amino-acid sequence: MVQDEPKGEVVAKSDAPREKKPNFFQRIAIFIRQVFAELRKVVTPTRQELLKFTAVVLGFVVVMMAVVYGLDVLFVWITTVVFGVPGGATP
- the gcvPB gene encoding aminomethyl-transferring glycine dehydrogenase subunit GcvPB, which produces MSAVRRFHAASWDEKVVYELGAPGRRGFVPPASWAPEGTSALPEDLRRERDSDLPELAEYEVRRHFTHLSQQTMGMMGISLFGTCTMKHNPTVNDAVAARSEIAAVHPRQDPATYQGVLGLVHDMEDELRNLSGMAAFSFQPGGGADAAYLNAVITRAYHASRGELAQRTQVITTAQAHPCNPATAKAAGFEVITLPVEEEGYPSLEALKAVIGPDTAALVLNNPDDMGIYNPRIREFIDAVHEVGGLAFYDNANFNGVMTRLRAHDLGFDACMYMLHKSFGANKGGNGPSVGAYGCSEALAPFLPGPRIVKNGDVYDLIEPEQSIGRVREFLGNVPQVIKAYSWTRAMGTDGLREAADLSVLANNYMETRLMALDGVTMAFAGKALPRLEMTRYSLEEYAAETGLTTVDVQNRMTDFGIDAYWLAHEPWLTPEPFTPEAGEMWSKEDLDEWIDVLAHVLEEGRRDPEMVRSAPHNQVVAQIDGSGLDDPATWAVTWAAYRRKHQGV
- the gcvPA gene encoding aminomethyl-transferring glycine dehydrogenase subunit GcvPA — translated: MANSAAQSGQALLEAVGVASAEELFAQIPERDRADDAIAARPGIRSELELRRMLEGRLRGGISTDSHISFLGGGYWKHYVPALCDEIAARPEISTSVWGTPSSDHGRNQAWFEFTSQLGALLDLEFVGLPVYSWGCAAGHALRMAARLTGRSVVVIPSNVDRERRLVIDTYCGSRELDGALTVREVAVDPATGTVSPAALTAVLDDDVAAVYLETPNSWGVIELEMAALIEATHAVGAEAVVGVDPIALGALASPAAAGADILVGSIQPLGIHLYAGGGVGGFIASRDEERYAREFPTLQVSIAPTLREGERAFGMTLFAQSSYGSRELGNDWTGNSVYLWAVRAAVYLSLLGPAGMRELAETNAANARATAELLDALPGVSVPHLDRVFKEFVVDFRGTGMPVADINAALLTRGILGGHDLTGSHDGLDGCALYCVTELTTEADVRALITALEEVTAR
- a CDS encoding ATP-NAD kinase family protein, producing MTMRVGVLLNPIAGFGGTLAMHGTDLLAADRFADAVAAGRSSRRLVRALETWQARGGAARLVSAPGLLGADALRSAGFDARVDVVEEATGPTTRRDTLAAARRLIADGIDALLFSGGDGTATDIAEAIGLAVPVIGVPSGVKMHSQVFSRSPEAAGRLLAELTAGRAWDETADVLDAAADGSPGVIAALRAARAGEPLQGAKGGSSAPSDAGERRAIAAELLRASGPATTWIIGPGTTAAALADALGVAGTLRGVDVRHPSGAVELDVDEERLLAVVSAAADPRLVLGVVGGQGFLLGRGNHELSPRVLSALGADRVSIVATSSKVATLVPPVLYIDADDGLGGEPAGSRHPLLGYRRVRTGARQTTVLNVVDAAA
- a CDS encoding aminotransferase, yielding MQIEELDRAYLFHPMTNLAAHEQNGPPLTIVEGHGATVTDSNGRDYLDAMAGLWCVNVGYSHPEMADALHAQASKLPYFHAFSSMGTELPALLSERLIRMAPVPMSKVFFGNSGSDANDTQAKLVWYYNNVLGRPEKKKIISRRRGYHGVTVLSGGLTGLKNLHDGFDLPLPMIRHVRPPHRLWERAPGQSDEEFSTALAAELETLILDEGPETVAAMIAEPVMAAGGVIVPPDTYFPKIQEVLDRYDVLLIADEVVNGFGRLGVPFGSDAVGMRPDLMTVAKGITSAYVPLSAVLVSEKVWQVLLEGSAKYGSFGHGYTYSAHPLAAAAAMANLDIIERDGLIAQVAENGAYLHELLRAEFGDHPNVGEIRGKGLMAALEFVESREPLRPFAAQGAFATAVTLHSREAGVITRALPEADTVSFSPPFVTTRDELERMVVGVRAGLDRAVEARRSAS